The window GCGGTTGCTGCTGGCACCAGAGCGCGACCTGGCAAATACAGGACAACCGTCCTGTAAAGGTGGCCGAGAAAACACAGGTGGAGCAAAAACCCTCCGAAGCCAACCCGTTCATGCCTAATGGCTATGTGGACGTCACCGATCGTGAACTGAAGTCCGGCCAGTGGACTGAGCGTCGTCGCCTCGAAGGGCCCATCGGTGAAGCGCCTGTCATGTTGCGCGGCACCCTCGATGACAAGATCCCCGTTGAACTGTGGTGGCAACGTCAGGGGGATGTCTACGTCGGGGAAGTCCGCTACAGCAAGACGGGCAGCGGCAAACCGATCCGGCTGGTGGGCAATACCTACGAAGATGGTGGAATCGTTCTGCGTGAACTGGGCGACGACGGTCAGATGATCGGCAACTGGTTCGTCGAAGGCACGCCGAACGAGCAGGGCAGCCAGACCGGCACGTGGATCAACGGCTCGCGGCAATTAAGCATCAATTTGAGACCGACTGCGTTCAAGGTTGCTGCGCAAAAACTCGAGCCGGTTGCAGACAGTCAGCGAGAAGGGCGCTACCTCGTGAGCAATGTCCAGGATCAGCGCGTCGGCGAATTGACCGTCAAAGTATTGCCGGCAATCGACAACGGCCCGGAGATGGCGGACGTCACCCTGAGCATTTTTCAACTCAAGGATCCGCCCGTCGAAATCCGTCATCAGTACCCGTTGCTCGCCGGCAATCTTGTTATTGCACTGAACCCCGAGGGCGACCCGCTGTTTCGCCTGCAATTGCTGAACGGCGCCGCAGAAGTGACCGGTTTTGGTGAGTATCAGAAGTACAGCGCGGCTTATGTGAAACAACCTTGATGTCGTCGGGTTACCTCGGTCTTCTTTGTGTGACCGGTGGTCGATGAACCCGTCTCGCCCGGTAATTTGCGCTTAGCTGAAAGGATAACGCTGCTCCTGCAAAGGGCGTAACGGCGCAGCCCCGAGAGAGCCCGTTCAGAACACCGTGAATCTGAGGAAATTCGCAATGCTGACCCTCAACATCAATGGCAAGGACCAGGCGCTGGATGTCCCCGCAGACATGCCGCTGCTGTGGGTACTGCGCGATGTCGCGCACCTGACCGGCACCAAATTCGGTTGCGGCATGGCCCAGTGCGGCGCTTGCACCGTGCACGTCGACGGCGCGCCGCTGCGCTCCTGCGTCACCCCCGCCACAGCTGTGGCCCATGGGCAAAAAATCCTCACCATCGAAGGCCTGTCCAGCGACGGTTCGCACCCGGTGCAGCAAGCCTGGGCCGAACTCGATGTGGTGCAATGCGGCTACTGCCAGTCAGGGCAGATCATGTCGGCCGCCGCGTTGCTGGCGAAAATTCCCAAACCCACCGACAGCGACATCGATCAGGCGCTCTCCGGCAACATCTGCCGCTGCGGCACCTACCCAAGGATCCGTGCAGCGGTCAAACGCGCCGCAGAAATCGGTTGATGCCACGTCGAAGGGAGTCCGAACAATGAACAGCCTCAATCCTCTGTCACGCCGCGGTTTCCTCAAGGGCAGCGCGGTGCTGGGCGGTGGTCTGGTGGTGGCGTTTGTTATCCCCGGTGGCCATCGCTTTGCGATCGGCGCGGAGAATCAGGGTAATGTTTTTGCGCCCAATGCGTTTCTACGGATCGGCAATGACAACAGCGTCACCATACTGCTCGGCCATTCGGAAATGGGCCAGGGCATCTGGACCGGCCTGACCATGTTGATCGCCGAAGAACTGGACGCCGACTGGTCGAAGATCCGCGTCGTACATGCACCCGCTTCGGCCGCCGAATATGGTCTGGCTGGGTTTGGCGGTATGCAGATCACCGGTGGTTCGACCTCGACCTGGATGGAGTTCGACCGCTACCGGCAGGCCGGAGCCGCAGCGCGTTTGATGTTGATTGAGGCGGCGGCCAAACGCTTCAACGTCGCACCCTCCGCGATTCGCACCGAATCGGGTGTGGTGATTGCCGGCGACCAACGCGCCACCTACGGCGAACTGGCCGATGACGCCGGCAAGCTGCCGGTGCCGGATCCGGCGTCGATCAAGCTCAAGGAGCCCAAGGACTGGAAAATCATCGGCAAACCGACCAAGCGCCTGGACACCCCGGAGAAAATCACCGGCCGCGCCAAGTTCGGCATGGACGTGCAGTTCGACGGGCTGATGACCGCCATGGTCGCGCGCTCGCCGGTGTTCGGTGGCACTGTCAAATCCTTCGAAGGCGCCGAAGCGCTGTCGATTCCGGGCGTACACAAAGTGGTGCAGGTGCCCACCGGGGCGGCGGTGATTGCCGATCATTACTGGGCGGCGAAGCTGGGGCGCGATGCATTGAAGGTCGATTGGGACCTGGGGCCGAACACCGGGCTCGACAGTCAAACGCTGCTGGACAGCTTCCGCAAACTCGCCGCCACCCCTGGCGCTTCGGCCAGTCAGGCGGGGGATGTTGCGGCGGGTCTGGGTAAAGCGGCGAAGACCATCGATGTCGAATACAGCGTGCCGTACCTGGCCCACGCGCCGATGGAGCCGCTCAACTGCACAGTAAAAATCAGCAAAGACAAATGCGAAATCTGGACCGGCACCCAGTTCCAGACCCTGGATCAAATGGTCGCCGGGAAAATCACCGGGCTCAAACCCGAGCAGGTGGAGATTCACACCGAGTTCCTCGGCGGCGGATTCGGTCGCCGGGCCAATCCGACCTCGGACTTTGTCGCTGAAGCCGTGGAAGTTGCCAAGGCTGCGGGCGCACCGGTGAAAACCGTCTGGTCCCGGGAGGATGACATTCGCGGCGGCTACTACCGCTCCGCGTTCCTCCATCAGGCGCGCGTCGGGCTCGATGCGGGCGGCCTGCCGATCGCCTGGAAGCATGTGATGGTCGGGCAGTCGATCATGGCGGGCACCTCGTTCGAGGCGACGATGGTCAAGAATGGCATCGACAAGACCTCTGTCGAAGGGGTTGCCGACAGTCCGTACCTTGAGGGATTGGCGAATCACCAGGTTGAACTGCATTCGCCGCAAACCGGCATCCGCGTGCTCTGGCTGCGCTCGGTGGGGCACACCCACACCGCGTTCGTGATGGAGTCGCTGATCGACGAACTGGCAGAAGCGGCCGGCAAGGACCCGGTGGAGTACCGGCGAACCTTGCTCAAGGACCATCCGCGGCATCTTGGCGTGCTGAACCTGGCCGTCGAGAAAGCCAACTGGAAGGCGCCACTGCCGGCCGGCCATGCATTGGGTGTTGCGGTGCATGAGTCGTTCGGCAGCTACGTCGCCCAGGTGGCCGAGGTGTCCCAGGACAACCTGGCGATCCGTGTGCATCGGGTGGTGTGTGCGGTGGATTGCGGCATTGCGGTCAACCCGATGAGCATCGCGGCGCAAATGGAATCGGCCATCACCTTCGGCCTCGGGTTTACCTTGCACAGCAAGTTGACCTTCAAGAACGGGCAAGTGGTGCAATCCAATTACCACGACTATCAAGTGCTGCGGCTCAACGAAATGCCGGTGGTGGAGGTGCATATCGTGCCCAGCAGCGACAAACCCGGTGGCATCGGTGAGGCCGGTGTGCCGCCCACGGCGCCGGCAGTGGCCAACGCGGTGTTCGCCCTGACCGGCCAGCGCTTGCGGGAATTGCCGTTGCAGCTGTCGGGGGTGTGAGATGAGACGACATCTGATGCTTGGCGCAGTGGTGTTGATCGGCCTGGTCGGCTACGCCGAGGACTTGTTCGCTGACAATAAGGAAGCGATCAAGGCGTTCGATACCGTGCAACAGGTCTTCCAGAGCCCGCGCTGTCAGAATTGCCATATCCCCGGCGATTCGCCATTGCAGTTTGACGCCGGGATCCCTCACGCCATGAACGTCGTGCGGGGCATGGACGGCAAGGGCGCGGCGGGTTTGCCCTGCGCGACCTGTCACGCCGAGCGCAATCCGCCGGCCAGTTACGGCGCAAACGCACCGCCAGGGGCGCCGCACTGGAGCTTGCCGCCAGCCGCGCACAAAATGGCCTGGATCGGTCTGCCAACCGATAAATTGTGCGCAATGATCAAGGACCGTTCGAGCAACGGTGACCGCGATTTCGCTGCGCTGATCAAACATGTCAGCGAAGACAAACTGGTGCTCTGGGGCTGGAATCCAGGATATGGAAGGGCGCCGGTACCGGTGCCGCACGACATTTTCGTCACCCAGTTCAAGCTTTGGGCTGATGCAGGAGGGCCATGTCCGGTCGCGGGTAGCTGACCGGCGGTCCGTTAACAGGGAGTCAAAGCGGGTATGGACGACTCTAAGAAATATACCCGCCAATGGAGTGAGTAATGCTGATCCCAGGCAAACCGGTAAAACCAGGCGCGTGCGCCGACCCGTTGCGCACGCCATTGCAGGAGCGCGAGCTGCTGCGTGACTTGGCCCGCAAGGCCGAGGAGGAGTTGATGGGCGTGCAGATGGCGAGCATGGACGAGTTGACGCTGCTCTCCAACCGACACGGTTTTACAGCGCTGGCCCAACAAGGGCTGGATGTCTGTCACCAGCTGAAAAAGCCGGCAACGCTGCTGCTTTTCAATATCGATGACTTCAAGCACATCAATTATCTCTATGGTCGTGCCGAGGGCGACAAAGCCCTGAAAACCTTCGCTGATGTGCTGCGCATTGCCTTTCGCGAGAGCGATGTAATCGGCCGGCTGGGCAGCGACAAATTCGTCGCGTTACTGACCGGA of the Pseudomonas frederiksbergensis genome contains:
- a CDS encoding XAC2610-related protein, with translation MVASRLLAVSCLLAAGAVSAGPVTYHLTDPAKKYVIDVLFAQPPTQTFDGAPALITLRKRAGGQVLQRIESAEAFALFKPGRKASEFDRNLAYADQSLLLFGDFNFDGQQDLAVRNGNDAGYGGPSYDIYLFDPQSRTLLLSPSFSALTRDEHLGMFEIDPVTKSLHTQSKSGCCWHQSATWQIQDNRPVKVAEKTQVEQKPSEANPFMPNGYVDVTDRELKSGQWTERRRLEGPIGEAPVMLRGTLDDKIPVELWWQRQGDVYVGEVRYSKTGSGKPIRLVGNTYEDGGIVLRELGDDGQMIGNWFVEGTPNEQGSQTGTWINGSRQLSINLRPTAFKVAAQKLEPVADSQREGRYLVSNVQDQRVGELTVKVLPAIDNGPEMADVTLSIFQLKDPPVEIRHQYPLLAGNLVIALNPEGDPLFRLQLLNGAAEVTGFGEYQKYSAAYVKQP
- a CDS encoding (2Fe-2S)-binding protein; its protein translation is MLTLNINGKDQALDVPADMPLLWVLRDVAHLTGTKFGCGMAQCGACTVHVDGAPLRSCVTPATAVAHGQKILTIEGLSSDGSHPVQQAWAELDVVQCGYCQSGQIMSAAALLAKIPKPTDSDIDQALSGNICRCGTYPRIRAAVKRAAEIG
- a CDS encoding GGDEF domain-containing protein, whose amino-acid sequence is MLIPGKPVKPGACADPLRTPLQERELLRDLARKAEEELMGVQMASMDELTLLSNRHGFTALAQQGLDVCHQLKKPATLLLFNIDDFKHINYLYGRAEGDKALKTFADVLRIAFRESDVIGRLGSDKFVALLTGSSVVEIPAIRARLEEILEERNATEHRGCDIHFSVDQIEFHPALHETAEGLLAAINEQIDSDPFGHPEQ
- a CDS encoding xanthine dehydrogenase family protein molybdopterin-binding subunit encodes the protein MNSLNPLSRRGFLKGSAVLGGGLVVAFVIPGGHRFAIGAENQGNVFAPNAFLRIGNDNSVTILLGHSEMGQGIWTGLTMLIAEELDADWSKIRVVHAPASAAEYGLAGFGGMQITGGSTSTWMEFDRYRQAGAAARLMLIEAAAKRFNVAPSAIRTESGVVIAGDQRATYGELADDAGKLPVPDPASIKLKEPKDWKIIGKPTKRLDTPEKITGRAKFGMDVQFDGLMTAMVARSPVFGGTVKSFEGAEALSIPGVHKVVQVPTGAAVIADHYWAAKLGRDALKVDWDLGPNTGLDSQTLLDSFRKLAATPGASASQAGDVAAGLGKAAKTIDVEYSVPYLAHAPMEPLNCTVKISKDKCEIWTGTQFQTLDQMVAGKITGLKPEQVEIHTEFLGGGFGRRANPTSDFVAEAVEVAKAAGAPVKTVWSREDDIRGGYYRSAFLHQARVGLDAGGLPIAWKHVMVGQSIMAGTSFEATMVKNGIDKTSVEGVADSPYLEGLANHQVELHSPQTGIRVLWLRSVGHTHTAFVMESLIDELAEAAGKDPVEYRRTLLKDHPRHLGVLNLAVEKANWKAPLPAGHALGVAVHESFGSYVAQVAEVSQDNLAIRVHRVVCAVDCGIAVNPMSIAAQMESAITFGLGFTLHSKLTFKNGQVVQSNYHDYQVLRLNEMPVVEVHIVPSSDKPGGIGEAGVPPTAPAVANAVFALTGQRLRELPLQLSGV